In one window of Rhodoglobus vestalii DNA:
- a CDS encoding ABC transporter substrate-binding protein produces the protein MRSISEDSAIQRLQLPAQQSQLSRRRLIQSAGVGVSALALAACAGPGASGGIDISDTDNSLVWASWPSYIDRDPNGTSTSLLAFKDQTGISVDYRPIVQDNVGFYLTMKDQLSLGKPTGADIVCVSEWMAARLIRFGYAQKIDASNMPNKSNLKEEFASPAFDPNREYSMPWQSGFIGLAWNNDEYPQGVQSVDQLWADDLFGKVVVLAEMRHTMGMLLMNEGIDISADDWGIDEYRTASAILDKHITSKHIFEVMGSDYVEAFASGEVIAGFARAGDVVILNAEAGYEKFKFLLPNEGGTFFTDALVIPAGAQHKKNAEQLINFYYRTDIAMKVVQWIQTVSPVAGTLEVARQSYPMLASNQFIFPDETTMSMARTFRSLNSTDDQAFNAEFRRITGKG, from the coding sequence ATGAGATCAATTTCTGAGGATTCGGCGATCCAGCGGCTGCAGTTGCCGGCGCAGCAATCTCAGCTCAGCCGCCGAAGACTGATACAGAGCGCGGGGGTCGGCGTATCCGCGCTAGCGTTGGCAGCCTGCGCTGGGCCGGGCGCATCGGGGGGTATCGACATTTCTGATACCGACAATTCGCTCGTCTGGGCGAGTTGGCCCTCCTACATCGACCGCGATCCCAACGGAACGTCAACATCGCTCCTCGCCTTTAAAGATCAAACGGGAATCAGCGTCGATTACCGTCCCATCGTTCAAGATAACGTCGGTTTTTACCTCACAATGAAGGATCAACTTTCCTTGGGGAAGCCCACCGGCGCTGACATTGTCTGCGTCAGCGAATGGATGGCGGCCCGACTCATCCGATTCGGCTACGCACAAAAAATTGACGCCTCGAATATGCCCAATAAATCGAACCTCAAAGAAGAGTTTGCGAGCCCGGCATTCGACCCCAATCGGGAATACTCGATGCCGTGGCAGAGCGGTTTCATCGGACTCGCATGGAACAACGACGAGTACCCCCAGGGTGTTCAGTCGGTCGACCAACTCTGGGCCGACGATCTCTTCGGCAAAGTCGTTGTGCTTGCAGAAATGCGGCACACAATGGGCATGCTGTTAATGAATGAAGGGATCGATATCTCAGCCGATGACTGGGGTATTGACGAGTACCGCACCGCCAGCGCGATCCTTGACAAGCACATTACCTCGAAGCATATCTTTGAGGTGATGGGCAGTGACTACGTGGAAGCTTTCGCTTCGGGCGAGGTGATCGCGGGGTTCGCACGAGCGGGCGATGTTGTCATCTTGAATGCAGAAGCCGGATACGAAAAGTTCAAGTTTCTCCTGCCCAACGAGGGGGGAACTTTCTTCACCGATGCACTGGTCATTCCCGCGGGAGCGCAGCATAAAAAGAATGCTGAACAGTTGATCAACTTCTACTATCGGACCGATATTGCAATGAAAGTCGTGCAATGGATTCAGACGGTCAGCCCGGTGGCAGGAACCCTCGAGGTTGCGCGCCAAAGTTACCCCATGCTGGCATCGAATCAGTTTATTTTTCCCGACGAGACGACGATGAGTATGGCGCGCACCTTCCGAAGCCTCAACTCCACTGATGACCAAGCGTTCAATGCTGAGTTTCGGCGCATCACGGGCAAAGGCTAG
- a CDS encoding ABC transporter substrate-binding protein — protein sequence MKLPAQHSAIPQLMLQAKQSQLSRRQLIQGAGLGVSALALAACAGPDGSGTRDISESDKSLIWASWPSYLDEDLSGQSATLKAFKEASGISVEYREIIKDNVGFYLTMKDQLALDKPTGADLIVVSDWMAARLIRFGYAQKLDSENIPNKANLTERPASPDFDPNRDYSLPWQSGFIGLAWNAEEYPNGLEAVDQLWSDDLTGKVVVLAEMRHTMGMLLLAQGVDISAENWGIEEFNTASAVLEERLTSKHILGVFGSDYIAKLKSGEALAGFARAGDIAVLNAQAGYEKFTFLLPGSRGTFFTDSLVIPAGAQHKTNAEELMNFYYDPAIATEVVEWIRCVSPVDGAREYAIENYPTLAENPFTFPDEAAMSRASVFRTLSTTDDQAFNAEFRRITGKG from the coding sequence ATGAAATTACCCGCGCAGCATTCGGCGATCCCACAGCTCATGTTGCAGGCGAAGCAGTCCCAGCTCAGCCGGAGGCAGCTGATACAGGGAGCGGGGCTTGGCGTATCGGCTTTGGCGCTTGCGGCCTGCGCCGGGCCCGACGGGTCGGGTACACGTGATATTTCTGAAAGTGACAAGTCACTGATTTGGGCAAGTTGGCCCTCGTACCTTGACGAAGATCTCAGCGGTCAATCCGCAACGTTGAAAGCGTTCAAGGAAGCGTCAGGCATCAGCGTCGAGTATCGCGAGATCATCAAAGACAACGTCGGCTTTTACCTGACGATGAAAGACCAGCTCGCTCTCGATAAGCCGACAGGGGCCGACCTCATTGTTGTCAGCGACTGGATGGCAGCCCGCCTCATCAGATTTGGATACGCCCAGAAGCTGGATTCGGAGAACATCCCCAATAAGGCAAATCTCACCGAGAGGCCCGCCAGCCCAGACTTTGACCCCAATCGTGACTACTCTCTGCCTTGGCAAAGTGGATTCATCGGTCTCGCCTGGAACGCGGAAGAATACCCTAACGGTCTCGAGGCTGTTGATCAACTGTGGAGTGACGATCTCACAGGCAAAGTCGTCGTGCTCGCAGAGATGCGTCACACCATGGGGATGCTCTTACTCGCCCAGGGGGTCGACATTTCCGCAGAGAACTGGGGAATCGAAGAATTTAACACGGCCAGCGCAGTGCTCGAAGAGCGCCTCACGTCAAAGCACATTCTGGGTGTTTTTGGTAGTGACTACATCGCCAAGTTGAAATCGGGCGAGGCGCTTGCCGGATTCGCTCGTGCGGGAGATATCGCGGTGCTGAATGCGCAAGCAGGCTATGAGAAGTTCACATTCTTGCTTCCGGGATCGCGCGGAACGTTCTTCACCGATTCACTGGTGATCCCGGCCGGCGCTCAGCACAAGACCAACGCTGAAGAGCTAATGAACTTCTACTACGACCCTGCAATTGCGACAGAAGTTGTGGAATGGATTCGTTGCGTCAGCCCGGTTGATGGCGCGCGTGAATACGCAATTGAGAACTATCCGACGCTTGCCGAAAACCCTTTCACGTTCCCGGATGAGGCAGCAATGTCTCGCGCCAGCGTTTTCCGAACCCTGAGCACGACTGATGACCAGGCTTTCAACGCTGAGTTCCGGCGTATTACCGGGAAGGGTTAG
- the ald gene encoding alanine dehydrogenase → MRITVPTEVKNNEFRVAITPSGVHDLVAHGHEVLVQSGAGLGSSITDEQYVEAGATLSPDAASTWAAADVLLKVKEPVAAEYQYFRDDLVLFTYLHLAAEPELTHALLDAKVTAIAYETVQLPSRGLPLLAPMSEVAGRLSTIVGANVMLKPNGGSGMLVPGVPGTHPAEIVVLGGGVAGTSAISVAVGLGAQVTVLDTNIQRLRELDALYAGRIKTIASNGFEIERALLTADLVIGSVLIPGAKAPKLVSNDLVSRMKPGSVLVDIAVDQGGCFADSHPTTHADPTFMVHGSVFYCVANMPGAVPNTSTYALTNATMPYVRAIANLGWRAALSADPALALGLNTFAGTVVNRSVADAHGLAQSRLEDALRYGVATLSRG, encoded by the coding sequence ATGAGAATTACCGTTCCGACCGAAGTTAAAAATAACGAATTCCGTGTCGCAATCACACCCTCAGGGGTGCACGACCTGGTTGCACATGGTCACGAGGTGCTCGTCCAGTCGGGCGCGGGCCTCGGCTCATCGATAACCGATGAGCAATACGTTGAGGCGGGTGCCACGCTTTCGCCGGATGCCGCAAGCACGTGGGCCGCAGCGGATGTGCTGCTTAAGGTGAAGGAACCTGTCGCCGCGGAGTACCAGTACTTTCGCGATGACCTCGTGCTCTTCACCTACCTGCACCTGGCTGCTGAACCAGAGTTGACGCATGCTCTGCTCGACGCGAAGGTCACGGCGATCGCCTACGAGACCGTTCAGCTTCCTTCGCGAGGCCTGCCACTTTTGGCCCCCATGAGTGAGGTCGCTGGCCGTCTGTCGACGATTGTCGGCGCCAACGTCATGCTTAAGCCCAATGGTGGCTCGGGAATGCTCGTGCCGGGAGTTCCCGGAACTCACCCAGCAGAGATCGTCGTTCTGGGTGGCGGCGTTGCCGGCACAAGTGCCATTTCGGTCGCGGTGGGGCTTGGCGCTCAGGTTACAGTGCTCGACACCAACATTCAGCGCTTGAGAGAGCTGGATGCCCTGTACGCGGGGCGGATCAAAACGATTGCCTCGAATGGTTTTGAGATCGAGCGTGCTCTTTTGACCGCTGATCTTGTAATCGGCTCGGTACTCATCCCCGGAGCTAAAGCGCCCAAACTCGTGAGCAATGACCTGGTGTCACGCATGAAGCCGGGCAGCGTTCTGGTTGATATTGCGGTGGATCAGGGCGGTTGTTTTGCAGATTCCCATCCCACGACGCACGCTGATCCAACGTTCATGGTGCACGGTTCGGTGTTCTACTGCGTTGCGAATATGCCCGGTGCGGTACCTAACACGTCTACGTACGCTCTGACTAACGCCACGATGCCGTACGTACGTGCGATCGCGAACCTTGGATGGCGTGCGGCCCTGTCTGCTGATCCCGCTCTCGCACTCGGCCTCAACACCTTTGCCGGTACTGTAGTCAATCGCAGCGTCGCAGACGCTCACGGCCTTGCCCAGTCACGCTTAGAGGATGCACTGCGCTACGGAGTTGCAACGCTGTCACGAGGTTGA